In a genomic window of Leucoraja erinacea ecotype New England chromosome 8, Leri_hhj_1, whole genome shotgun sequence:
- the LOC129699312 gene encoding homeobox protein Nkx-2.2a-like isoform X1: MRVSLFFNSGLKGEGGGKLQLSLHKFGQNMSLTNTKTGFSVKDILDLPDTNDEDGSAAEATEEDGEASGSPQTSGFARQSSLETVQRLPLKNPFYDSADNPYTRWLATTESIQYSLHGISTSNSKQQNSSSKSSDPSADESQDNATETSSNDSESGKKRKRRVLFSKAQTYELERRFRQQRYLSAPEREHLASLIRLTPTQVKIWFQNHRYKMKRARAEKGMDVNPLPSPRRVAVPVLVRDGKPCHASMVTNALKSQDLATATFQTSIAFPAYTTQSLQHMQYNTHFSSASNPQYHTHPLVQSQQWTW; the protein is encoded by the exons ATGAGAGTGTCTCTCTTTTTCAACAGCGGattgaaaggggagggggggggaaagctgcAACTTTCCTTGCATAAATTTGGCCAGAATATGTCGCTGACCAACACAAAGACGGGCTTTTCAGTAAAGGACATCTTGGACCTCCCGGACACCAACGACGAGGACGGCTCGGCGGCGGAGGCGACGGAGGAAGACGGCGAGGCTTCCGGATCGCCCCAAACTTCGGGGTTTGCCAGGCAAAGTTCGCTGGAAACTGTACAGAGGCTCCCGCTGAAGAACCCCTTTTACGATAGCGCCGATAATCCGTACACCCGGTGGCTGGCCACGACCGAGAGCATCCAGTATTCGT TACACGGGATTTCAACCAGCAACTCAAAACAGCAAAACTCCTCGAGTAAGTCTTCGGATCCTTCGGCGGACGAGTCGCAGGATAATGCAACCGAGACTTCAAGCAACGACAGCGAGTCGGGCAAGAAAAGGAAACGACGGGTACTCTTTTCGAAAGCTCAGACTTACGAACTGGAGAGGCGTTTCAGGCAACAGAGATACCTGTCGGCGCCCGAGAGAGAGCACCTCGCCAGTCTGATCAGACTCACGCCCACCCAGGTGAAGATCTGGTTTCAAAACCACAGGTATAAGATGAAGCGGGCCAGAGCCGAGAAAGGTATGGACGTGAATCCTCTACCCTCACCCAGAAGAGTGGCCGTACCGGTTCTAGTGAGGGACGGCAAACCATGTCACGCTAGTATGGTGACGAACGCTCTCAAAAGCCAGGACTTGGCTACGGCTACCTTCCAAACCAGCATCGCCTTCCCAGCTTATACCACGCAGTCCCTCCAACACATGCAATATAACACCCATTTCAGCTCTGCCAGTAATCCCCAGTATCACACACACCCTCTGGTCCAGAGCCAGCAATGGACTTGGTGA
- the LOC129699312 gene encoding homeobox protein Nkx-2.2a-like isoform X2 yields the protein MSLTNTKTGFSVKDILDLPDTNDEDGSAAEATEEDGEASGSPQTSGFARQSSLETVQRLPLKNPFYDSADNPYTRWLATTESIQYSLHGISTSNSKQQNSSSKSSDPSADESQDNATETSSNDSESGKKRKRRVLFSKAQTYELERRFRQQRYLSAPEREHLASLIRLTPTQVKIWFQNHRYKMKRARAEKGMDVNPLPSPRRVAVPVLVRDGKPCHASMVTNALKSQDLATATFQTSIAFPAYTTQSLQHMQYNTHFSSASNPQYHTHPLVQSQQWTW from the exons ATGTCGCTGACCAACACAAAGACGGGCTTTTCAGTAAAGGACATCTTGGACCTCCCGGACACCAACGACGAGGACGGCTCGGCGGCGGAGGCGACGGAGGAAGACGGCGAGGCTTCCGGATCGCCCCAAACTTCGGGGTTTGCCAGGCAAAGTTCGCTGGAAACTGTACAGAGGCTCCCGCTGAAGAACCCCTTTTACGATAGCGCCGATAATCCGTACACCCGGTGGCTGGCCACGACCGAGAGCATCCAGTATTCGT TACACGGGATTTCAACCAGCAACTCAAAACAGCAAAACTCCTCGAGTAAGTCTTCGGATCCTTCGGCGGACGAGTCGCAGGATAATGCAACCGAGACTTCAAGCAACGACAGCGAGTCGGGCAAGAAAAGGAAACGACGGGTACTCTTTTCGAAAGCTCAGACTTACGAACTGGAGAGGCGTTTCAGGCAACAGAGATACCTGTCGGCGCCCGAGAGAGAGCACCTCGCCAGTCTGATCAGACTCACGCCCACCCAGGTGAAGATCTGGTTTCAAAACCACAGGTATAAGATGAAGCGGGCCAGAGCCGAGAAAGGTATGGACGTGAATCCTCTACCCTCACCCAGAAGAGTGGCCGTACCGGTTCTAGTGAGGGACGGCAAACCATGTCACGCTAGTATGGTGACGAACGCTCTCAAAAGCCAGGACTTGGCTACGGCTACCTTCCAAACCAGCATCGCCTTCCCAGCTTATACCACGCAGTCCCTCCAACACATGCAATATAACACCCATTTCAGCTCTGCCAGTAATCCCCAGTATCACACACACCCTCTGGTCCAGAGCCAGCAATGGACTTGGTGA